From one Solanum lycopersicum chromosome 12, SLM_r2.1 genomic stretch:
- the LOC104645071 gene encoding uncharacterized protein has product MACDKYPQNSTIHILIHIPWQSSWSNLMNIIEHCQQQYKIVMVSWNKPELGTYKLNTGGSALQNSGKIGGGGILRNHQGKIVYAFSLPLGFGTNNIAEIKASLYGLDWSEQHGYKNIELEVDSELLCNWINNTIKIPWRYEEIIQQIQQIVRKLDHFQCHHIYREANCTADMLAKWSHKLEILQHFYTTTQLKGAIRGSYLLEKMGWQRRAIIAGWVNRGWPDMTFSF; this is encoded by the exons ATGGCATGCGATAAGTATCCCCAGAATTCGACAATTCATATACTAATTCATATACCATGGCAATCTAGTTGGAGTAATCTGATGAATATAATAGAGCATTGTCAACAGCAATATAAAATTGTCATGGTAAGTTGGAATAAGCCAGAATTAGGTACTTACAAATTAAATACAGGTGGGAGTGCCCTACAGAATTCAGGTAAGATTGGAGGAGGTGGAATTCTAAGGAATCATCAAGGTAAAATAGTTTATGCTTTTTCTTTACCTCTAGGTTTTGGTACTAACAATATTGCAGAGATCAAGGCTTCACTATATGGGCTGGACTGGAGTGAACAACATGGCTACAAAAACATTGAGTTAGAAGTGGATTCAGAGCTGCTGTGCAATTGGATCAATAATACAATCAAGATACCATGGAGATATGAAGAAATTATCCAGCAAATTCAACAAATAGTTAGGAAATTGGATCATTTTCAGTGTCATCACATATACAGAGAAGCAAACTGTACTGCAGACATGCTAGCTAAATGGAGCCACAAGCTGGAAATACTTCAACATTTTTATACAACAACACAACTCAAGGGAGCAATTAGAGGAAGTTATCTATTGGAGAAGATGG GCTGGCAGAGAAGAGCCATTATAGCAGGATGGGTGAATCGTGGATGGCCAGACATGACTTTTAGTTTCTAA